In a genomic window of Mucilaginibacter sp. KACC 22063:
- a CDS encoding 2Fe-2S iron-sulfur cluster-binding protein, whose amino-acid sequence MVKVTIDGIPVEVEPGTTILNAARRIGGDIVPPAMCYYSKLEGSGGKCRTCLVKVSKGSEKDPRPMPKLVASCRTTVMDGMEVQNITSPEVIEARKGVVEMLLINHPLDCPICDQAGECHLQDLGFEHGAAKTRYEFDRRKFDKIDIGDKIQLHMTRCILCYRCVFTADQITNQRVHGVLNRGDHAEISTYIQKAVDNDFSGNVIDVCPVGALTDKTFRFKNRVWFTKPVEAHRDCDHEGCNGKVTLWYKGEDVIRVTARKDVYGEVEEFICNTCRFDKKKTADWVIEGPRKVSHKSVISSNHYDTLKPLPVVKTNPVLQEANKDQFERETRL is encoded by the coding sequence ATGGTTAAAGTAACTATAGACGGAATACCGGTTGAGGTTGAGCCAGGAACAACCATCCTGAATGCTGCGCGCAGAATAGGCGGCGACATTGTGCCTCCTGCTATGTGCTATTACTCTAAGCTGGAGGGCAGCGGTGGTAAATGCCGTACCTGTTTGGTTAAGGTAAGCAAAGGGTCTGAAAAAGACCCGCGCCCTATGCCGAAGCTGGTAGCATCATGCCGTACTACGGTAATGGATGGTATGGAAGTGCAAAACATTACTTCGCCAGAGGTAATTGAAGCGCGTAAAGGTGTGGTGGAAATGTTACTGATCAATCACCCGCTTGATTGCCCTATCTGCGACCAAGCAGGCGAATGCCATTTACAGGATTTAGGCTTTGAACACGGTGCTGCTAAAACCCGTTACGAGTTTGACCGCCGTAAGTTTGATAAGATCGATATCGGTGATAAGATACAATTGCACATGACACGTTGTATCCTTTGCTACCGTTGCGTTTTCACTGCCGATCAGATCACCAATCAGCGCGTACATGGTGTATTGAACCGCGGCGACCATGCCGAGATATCAACTTATATACAGAAAGCAGTTGATAACGACTTTTCAGGTAACGTAATTGACGTTTGCCCTGTGGGTGCGTTGACTGATAAAACATTCCGCTTTAAAAACCGTGTTTGGTTCACTAAACCGGTTGAAGCACACCGCGATTGCGACCACGAAGGTTGTAACGGCAAGGTAACGCTTTGGTATAAAGGCGAAGACGTTATCCGTGTTACGGCACGTAAAGATGTATATGGTGAGGTAGAAGAGTTCATCTGCAATACCTGCCGTTTCGATAAAAAGAAAACTGCTGACTGGGTAATTGAAGGGCCGCGTAAGGTTTCACATAAATCGGTTATCAGTTCAAACCATTACGATACATTGAAACCGCTTCCGGTGGTAAAAACCAATCCGGTGTTACAGGAAGCCAATAAAGACCAATTTGAAAGGGAGACAAGACTATAA
- a CDS encoding gamma-glutamylcyclotransferase family protein produces the protein MEYLFVYGTLIKDFKHKVRQQIEAELNFISNATVKGALYDLGSYPGFVPGNEGEVKGELYSISNPEKVFEVLDEYEGLHDTQPEYERKQMVVQLPDRETVQSWIYVYSQPLQPVHNKIKEGDYIAYIRNKNNG, from the coding sequence ATGGAGTACCTGTTCGTTTACGGAACTTTAATAAAGGACTTTAAACACAAAGTACGCCAGCAGATCGAAGCCGAACTTAACTTCATCAGCAATGCAACGGTTAAAGGTGCATTGTATGATCTGGGTAGTTATCCGGGATTTGTACCAGGAAACGAAGGAGAAGTGAAAGGCGAACTATACAGCATATCAAATCCAGAAAAGGTATTTGAAGTGCTTGATGAATATGAGGGTTTGCACGATACGCAACCCGAATATGAAAGAAAACAAATGGTAGTGCAACTGCCGGACAGGGAAACAGTACAAAGCTGGATATATGTATACAGCCAACCACTGCAACCCGTACATAACAAGATAAAAGAAGGCGATTATATCGCGTATATCAGGAATAAAAATAATGGTTAA
- the nuoF gene encoding NADH-quinone oxidoreductase subunit NuoF → MGRKLLLEHINVPGINTFDVYRSKGGYASVEKALKTLTPDEVVEEVKKSGLRGRGGAGFPTGMKWSFLAKPEGVPRYLVCNGDESEPGTFKDRYLMTYIPHLLIEGMIISSFALGANTSYIYLRGEMMPQIRILEKAIAEAKAAGFLGKNILGTGYDLELYVQPGGGAYICGEETALIESLEGKRGNPRIKPPFPAIAGLYNCPTVVNNVESIAATVPIIRDGGDEYAKIGIGRSTGTKLISAGGNVKKPGVYEIDLGLPVEEFLYSDEYCGGIANGKRLKAVVAGGSSVPILPANLFMKTVNGEGRLMSYESLADGGFVSGTMMGSGGFIAFDEDACIVRNTWNFTRFYHHESCGQCSPCREGTGWMEKVLHRLEYGHGKMSDIDLLVDVSKKIEGNTICPLGDAAAWPVASAIRHFRDEFEWHVTDAATAVTRNYGLAGYADPLVIAEKAG, encoded by the coding sequence ATGGGACGCAAATTATTACTCGAACATATTAACGTACCAGGCATCAATACTTTTGATGTTTACCGCTCAAAAGGCGGTTACGCTTCAGTTGAGAAAGCATTGAAAACGCTTACTCCGGATGAAGTGGTAGAAGAGGTAAAAAAGTCTGGTTTACGTGGCCGTGGCGGTGCAGGTTTCCCTACGGGTATGAAGTGGAGCTTTTTGGCTAAGCCAGAAGGTGTGCCGCGTTACCTGGTTTGTAACGGTGACGAATCTGAACCGGGTACATTCAAAGACCGCTATTTAATGACTTATATCCCTCACTTACTGATTGAGGGTATGATCATTTCCAGCTTTGCGCTTGGTGCAAATACGTCATACATTTATTTGCGCGGCGAAATGATGCCTCAGATCCGCATACTGGAAAAAGCAATTGCCGAAGCAAAGGCAGCCGGCTTTTTAGGTAAAAACATCTTAGGCACCGGATATGATCTGGAGCTTTATGTACAACCGGGCGGTGGTGCTTATATCTGCGGTGAAGAAACTGCATTGATCGAGTCGCTGGAAGGCAAACGTGGCAACCCGCGTATCAAACCTCCTTTCCCGGCTATTGCAGGTTTATATAACTGCCCAACGGTAGTTAACAATGTTGAATCTATAGCTGCTACAGTACCTATCATTCGTGATGGTGGCGACGAGTATGCAAAAATAGGTATAGGCCGTAGTACAGGTACAAAACTGATCTCTGCCGGTGGTAATGTTAAAAAGCCCGGTGTTTATGAGATTGACTTAGGTTTACCGGTTGAAGAATTTTTATACTCTGACGAATATTGTGGTGGTATTGCCAATGGCAAACGCTTAAAAGCAGTTGTTGCAGGCGGATCATCAGTACCTATTTTGCCGGCTAACCTGTTTATGAAAACCGTTAATGGTGAAGGCCGCCTGATGAGCTATGAATCATTAGCTGATGGTGGTTTTGTTAGCGGTACCATGATGGGTTCTGGTGGTTTCATTGCATTTGACGAAGATGCCTGCATCGTTCGTAATACCTGGAACTTTACCCGTTTTTATCATCACGAAAGTTGCGGACAGTGTTCGCCTTGTCGTGAAGGTACTGGCTGGATGGAAAAGGTATTGCACCGTTTAGAGTATGGTCATGGTAAAATGAGTGACATTGACCTGTTGGTTGATGTTTCTAAAAAAATAGAAGGAAATACAATTTGTCCGCTGGGTGATGCAGCTGCATGGCCTGTAGCCAGTGCAATCCGCCATTTCAGGGACGAATTTGAATGGCACGTTACCGATGCAGCTACTGCAGTAACCCGTAACTACGGTTTGGCAGGTTACGCTGATCCGCTGGTGATTGCAGAAAAGGCAGGATAA
- a CDS encoding NADH-quinone oxidoreductase subunit NuoE family protein yields the protein MLKVENTQVPVEFSTQLLAKFADKVSRYPEGKQKSALLPILHDVQAEFGWLSVPAMDKVAEYLKIEPIEVYEVATFYTMYLLRPQGKYLLEICRTGPCCLVGAEKIMDYIEQKLGVKEGEVTPDGLFSWRGVECLAACGFGPVLQIGPEYTFYENLTPESVDQLISDLRAKASN from the coding sequence ATGCTTAAAGTAGAAAATACCCAGGTACCGGTTGAATTTTCAACACAGTTATTAGCCAAGTTTGCCGATAAGGTGAGCCGTTACCCGGAAGGTAAGCAGAAATCTGCATTATTGCCTATTCTGCATGATGTACAGGCCGAATTTGGCTGGTTAAGCGTACCTGCAATGGATAAAGTTGCCGAGTACTTAAAAATTGAGCCGATTGAAGTTTACGAGGTGGCCACATTTTATACCATGTACCTTTTACGCCCGCAAGGCAAATACCTTTTGGAAATTTGCCGTACAGGCCCTTGCTGCCTGGTAGGTGCAGAGAAGATCATGGATTACATAGAACAGAAATTAGGTGTTAAAGAAGGCGAAGTTACTCCGGACGGTTTATTTAGCTGGAGAGGTGTAGAATGCCTTGCTGCCTGTGGTTTTGGCCCGGTATTGCAAATTGGCCCCGAATATACTTTTTATGAGAATTTAACGCCGGAATCGGTTGATCAGCTGATCAGTGATCTGCGTGCAAAAGCAAGTAATTAA